DNA sequence from the Actinacidiphila yeochonensis CN732 genome:
GAGCGTAGGAACCCGGGACTGTCGGGTGCCGTAGGCCGAGGTCGATGCGGTAGCCCGCGACGCCCACCTGAGGCCGTACCTCGTAGCCCCATTCCCGGAGCACGTCGAGGACGGAGACCTCGAAGGGACTCTCCGGTTCGGCGTCGGGCTGCACCATGTCGAGAGCCAGCGACGCGGGGCCCTTCTGCGCGTACTCCAGATACCGCTTGAGGTGCTGGACACTGGGGTTGGTGCTCTCCCCGAGGCTGCCTGCCGAGAAGGAGGCGATGACCTCCATGCGGTAACGCGCCCGGGTGACGGCGACGTTGAGGCGCCGCCACCCCGCCTCCTTGTTGATCGGCCCGAAGTTGAGTCCGAGCCGGCCGTGTTCGTCCGGGCCGTAGCCGATCGACATGATCATCACATCGCGCTCGTCGCCCTGCACCGACTCCAGGTTCTTGACGAAGAAGCCGCCGAGACGGTCCTCGGTGAAGCAGTGGTCGAGGTCGGGGCGCATCAACCGCGCCTGCTGAACCTCCTGGTCGATGGCCGCCGCCTGGGCCTGCGAGAGGGCCACGACACCGAGCGTCCGTCCGGGACGGGTGTCGAAGTGGTGGATGACCCGCTCCGCGACGAGTGCCGCCTCCTTCCGGTTGTCCCGGCGGCCGCCGCGGTCGTAGACGCCGTCGGCGAGGAAGTAGGCGACCCCGACGTCGTTGCCCTCGTCCGTGGCACCGGGGAAGGTCACCATGGAGTTGCCGTAGAAGGAGCGGTTGCTGAAGGTGATCAGATCCTCGTGACGGCTGCGGTAGTGCCAGCGCAGGGGCAACTCGCGCAGCGCGCCGGCCTTGCACGCCTGGAGGAGCGACTCGAACGAATCCGGTGTGTCCTCGTCGTAGTCCTCGCTGTCTTCCTCCACCGAGGAGTCGAAGAACGACGTCGGGGGCAGCTGCTTCTCGTCGCCGGCGACGATGAGGCTGCGGCCGCGGTAGACGCAGTTCACGGCGTCCGCCGGCCGCACCTGGGAGGCCTCGTCGAAGATCACCACGTCGAAGGTGAAGTCCGAAGGGAGGAACTGGCTCACCGTGAGCGGACTCATCATGAAGCACGGCTTGATGCGGTGGACCACGTCCTTGGTCCGGGCGAGGAGCTCGCGCACAGGCATGTGCCGCCGTTGCAGCTCGGCCTGGCGCTTGATGACCGCGGCGGCGCCCACACCGAGGTTCCTCGGCCGGCGCTTGTTGCACGCCTCGACCACGGCGCCGCCCGCGGCCGCGATCAGGCGCCGGTCGGCCGTCTGGAAGTCAGCGACTCGAATGTCCAGTTCGGCGGAGCGCGTCGAGCGCAGCCGGGAGTCGGCTGCCAACTGGTGGTCGGCCCACGCGCGGAGGAGGGTGTACTCGACTGCGGACGGGAGCAGTTCGGGAGCGACACCGCGCTCGGCGGCCAGCGGCACGAGCTCCGCCACGCCGTGGCGCGCGAACACCGCCACGCCGTCCTGGTACGCCCGCCACTCCTCCGGCCCTCGCGGGTCGGCCAGGAGCAGGTCCACGGCTTGCCGGGCCTGCTCGAACGTACCGCGAACCGCAGCGGAGAGCTGTCCCCGCCGGGTGGCGCCGAAGAGGTCGAGGACGCTGTCCGCGGCGGACGTCCAGTTCGCGGCGCGCTGTTCCGCGGCTCGGCACCACTGGGCGAACGCGGCGCGCACACTCTCGGTCAGCAGGCCGGGCAGGGTGTCCGGCTCGGCGCCGTCCGCCAGGAGCGCCGCGAGCACGTCACGGCGCTCCACCTGGCGGCCGAGCGCGGCGACGCGGTCCGCCACGGCGAGCGCCTCGTCGAGCGCGCCGAGGTCCTCATTCGTCCGCGGGGTGTAACGCCCCAGCAAGGGGGCGCTACCGTTGATGTGACGCGCCACCTCGGCCGCGGCCTTCTGCCACGTGAGCGCCTGCTCCAGCCGCCCGGGCAGACTCTTGTGCCACACACCGTCCCGCGTGAGCAGCACTACCGCCTGCCGGTCCGCCTTGTAGACGCCCGAGAAACGGGCGGTGAGCCCCCGGTGCTCCTCAGCGAACCGTCTTACGAGTTCGGGCAGCTGCGGCGCTGTGAGGACCTGCTCGCCGAAAGCATCCGACGCCGCGGCCCGTGCGCGCGCTTCCTCGTCCAGCAGCACCCGTATCCGCTCGGCCGCAGCATGGGCGTTCTTCAGCCCCACCGGGTCGAACCAGCCGTCCGCCGGACGGTTGGGCACGCCGGTCAGGTCGGCCAGCGCGAGCAGTGCGTGCGCGTCAGTCGGCGTCTCCGGCTTGCGGGCGCCGAGGAGGTCGGCGAGCTGCGCGAGGCCGGCGGTCACGTCCTCGGGCAGCGAGGGCCCGCGCACGGTGTCGGCGGAGGCGACGCGGTCCTTCTCCGGGAGTCCTTCGCGGAGGGAGGCGACGACACGCAGCAGCTCCGGAACGGTGCGCGGCTCGGCGCCGTCGGTGAAGGGGCGCCGCTCGACTGCCTTCCGCAGCGCGTGGAGCGTGTCGTCCGCTTCCTCCACGGTGGCGACAGGCGAATCCCCCTCCAGGCCGCGCCACACGAACGTGTCCCCCTCCGCGACCGGCCGCCACGCGCGTCCGACAACGCCGGCAGCGGTGGTCAGGTCGAGGAGGGTCGCCTCGGTCAGCTCCCGCTCCGAGGCTCCCCGGGCCCGGCGCACGGTCAACTGCGGTGTGCCAGCGCGGTCGAGGAGGGAAAGGGCGCCCAGGACATCGTGCAGGGTACGGCCAAGGGGCTCGCGAGGCTGGTTCATCGCCGCCGCGTATCCCGTCAGCTCCTCGCGCAGCCGACGTGCCTGGTCAAGCTCGTGGTGCGCGGCACCCGTGCTGCGCACCTCGGTGGAGAGCACCCGGTGCAGCTCAGTCGCCACGGCCTTTTTCGAGGTGTCGCCGCTGTGCAGCGCCAGGACGAAGTCCCCCAGGCCCACGGAACCCAGGCGGTTGCGCACCACATCGAGTGCCGCGGCCTTCTCACTGACGAACAGGACGGTCCGTCCCGCGTGCATGAGCGCGGCGATCATGTTGGTGATCGTCTGGCTCTTGCCCGTTCCGGGCGGCCCGCTCACCACGAACGAGCGTCCGTCCAGCGCGGCGGCCACGCTCTGGCGCTGCGAGGCGTCGGCGTCCAGTACCAGGGGTGTGCTTTCGGGCAGTTGGATCTCGTCGATCCGATCGAGCGCCGGAGGCTCGAAGTCAAGAGCTCCCTCGGGCAGTCCGGCGTCAGGGCCGAGCGCCACGGCGCGCACCAGGGGGTGGGCCGCGATCAGCTCCTCGTTGTTGAAGAGGTCCTGGTACATGGCCTCCTTGTACGAGGCGAAGAGCGCCAGCACCACGCGCTCCTCGACCGACCAGCCCT
Encoded proteins:
- a CDS encoding DUF3320 domain-containing protein — its product is MSDRYTSGPGPAQEEGDGRHAHGKLQKVLGEWRDSLLDLGGRNRLLNFRHTRTATLEIAAPGYAPVLERLGRGWQFAPVREPGSGGAVDLRKETVQPASTAETGTQGLVTQKVKQASLDAALRTLRSRTAQTFNDYGLWVLWLGVGMINWREPGAQEVSAAPLLLVPVELRRDGGGHLRLHVAEGQERTLNAALAVKATRMGLDWTPVAEADPADAQAVLAAARRVAARQEGWSVEERVVLALFASYKEAMYQDLFNNEELIAAHPLVRAVALGPDAGLPEGALDFEPPALDRIDEIQLPESTPLVLDADASQRQSVAAALDGRSFVVSGPPGTGKSQTITNMIAALMHAGRTVLFVSEKAAALDVVRNRLGSVGLGDFVLALHSGDTSKKAVATELHRVLSTEVRSTGAAHHELDQARRLREELTGYAAAMNQPREPLGRTLHDVLGALSLLDRAGTPQLTVRRARGASERELTEATLLDLTTAAGVVGRAWRPVAEGDTFVWRGLEGDSPVATVEEADDTLHALRKAVERRPFTDGAEPRTVPELLRVVASLREGLPEKDRVASADTVRGPSLPEDVTAGLAQLADLLGARKPETPTDAHALLALADLTGVPNRPADGWFDPVGLKNAHAAAERIRVLLDEEARARAAASDAFGEQVLTAPQLPELVRRFAEEHRGLTARFSGVYKADRQAVVLLTRDGVWHKSLPGRLEQALTWQKAAAEVARHINGSAPLLGRYTPRTNEDLGALDEALAVADRVAALGRQVERRDVLAALLADGAEPDTLPGLLTESVRAAFAQWCRAAEQRAANWTSAADSVLDLFGATRRGQLSAAVRGTFEQARQAVDLLLADPRGPEEWRAYQDGVAVFARHGVAELVPLAAERGVAPELLPSAVEYTLLRAWADHQLAADSRLRSTRSAELDIRVADFQTADRRLIAAAGGAVVEACNKRRPRNLGVGAAAVIKRQAELQRRHMPVRELLARTKDVVHRIKPCFMMSPLTVSQFLPSDFTFDVVIFDEASQVRPADAVNCVYRGRSLIVAGDEKQLPPTSFFDSSVEEDSEDYDEDTPDSFESLLQACKAGALRELPLRWHYRSRHEDLITFSNRSFYGNSMVTFPGATDEGNDVGVAYFLADGVYDRGGRRDNRKEAALVAERVIHHFDTRPGRTLGVVALSQAQAAAIDQEVQQARLMRPDLDHCFTEDRLGGFFVKNLESVQGDERDVMIMSIGYGPDEHGRLGLNFGPINKEAGWRRLNVAVTRARYRMEVIASFSAGSLGESTNPSVQHLKRYLEYAQKGPASLALDMVQPDAEPESPFEVSVLDVLREWGYEVRPQVGVAGYRIDLGLRHPTVPGSYALGIECDGAMYHSSQAARDRDRLREEVLVGLGWTLHRIWGTDWYRDRTAAEQRLRDAVERAVAVDPRTAWAGQAPAAPAAPVPAAAEPAPAAERVLIDTAPERPWSAAYEVCLLEVNPRHELHTAEARPTLRKLLTRVIETEGPVHEELLVLRVREAWGVGRAGARIRDNIHQVVRSLVEAGLVVADGDFLDAVGRQVLRARRPAADVTRKCAHLPATERRLALRELTAESPGMSRDELVRQTSDYFGWKRLGPDIRSALDADIAALLAQGALIETAGGFALPPRSAE